The candidate division WOR-3 bacterium nucleotide sequence CTTGCTGGTGATGTGAAAGACCGGGATGTGATAATCTGCCCGCCATTTACATCACTACCAGCAGTGGCGGAGATTTTGAGAAACTCACGATTCAAACTCGGTTCCCAGAATATGCACTGGGAAAGGAGTGGTGCATTCACCGGTGAGATCTCTGGATTATTCTTGAAATCATTGGGGTGCGAATATGTTATAATCGGACATTCAGAAAGGCGTCATATTATGGGCGAAACCGATGAAATGATAAACAAAAAGTTGAAGACCGCATTAGAGATTGGATTGATTTCAATTTTTTGCATAGGTGAGACCGAGAAGGAACGGGAACAGGGCAGGACTGAAGAAGTTATTTTGCATCAACTAAAAGAGGGATTAAAGGATATAGAGTCCGAGGTCCACAAGATTATCTTTGCCTATGAGCCGGTCTGGGCAATAGGGACCGGAAAGACCGCTACCCCCCAGCAGGCGAGCGAGGTCCATAGACTCATCCGCAATCAATTCAAGAAACAAGTGACAATTCTTTATGGCGGTAGTGTGAATGCGGGCAATATTGATTCATTAATGGCACAAAAAGAAATAGACGGTGTCCTGGTGGGTGGCGCAAGTCTAAAACCCGAAGACTTTGCAAGAATAA carries:
- the tpiA gene encoding triose-phosphate isomerase, producing MNPIIAGNWKMNKDPGESRVLVQRLLELAGDVKDRDVIICPPFTSLPAVAEILRNSRFKLGSQNMHWERSGAFTGEISGLFLKSLGCEYVIIGHSERRHIMGETDEMINKKLKTALEIGLISIFCIGETEKEREQGRTEEVILHQLKEGLKDIESEVHKIIFAYEPVWAIGTGKTATPQQASEVHRLIRNQFKKQVTILYGGSVNAGNIDSLMAQKEIDGVLVGGASLKPEDFARIIRFQI